Proteins co-encoded in one Ammospiza caudacuta isolate bAmmCau1 chromosome 16, bAmmCau1.pri, whole genome shotgun sequence genomic window:
- the LOC131564957 gene encoding protocadherin alpha-3-like — translation MGERCCAAVVRVLVLQAAWALSGGQVRYSVPEEAKAGTVVGRLAQDLGLEAGEAEARRLRLVAPGRRASVEVSGASGALLVSSRLDREELCGKSAPCALRLEVLLERPLRVFHVQLEVTDINDNAPVFPAARKNLSIAELSTMPGSRFPLEGASDADIGANAQLTYTLSPSEHFSLDLQKNDMDGESLFLVLRKSLDRETIPVHRLVLTAIDGGRPSLTGTMELVILVLDANDNAPQFNQSVYKVQLPENAEHGTLVIKLNATDLDEGSNSNISYSLETLFPQDGKGVFGIDRKSGEIRLRTNLDFEEVSQYRLQVDATDQGNPPLSGHCKVVLEVLDVNDNAPEVWVTSLSVPVPEDASLGTVVALLSVSDRDSGENGRVRCWVWPASPFGLEATFAGSYSLVLREALDRERVSEYEVEVRAEDGGAPALRASRGLRVPVSDVNDNAPSFAQAVYTVLARENNAAGAELARLWARDPDEAANGRVSYSVWDGGVGVGGGGGAAGSSSSFGGGWRPASSYVSVDAESGRLWALQPLDYEELQVLQFEVRAVDAGEPPLSGNATVQLFVLDENDNAPALLPPAGSAAEAGGVAAAAEAAVALAGAGSESGTLWAWAAWGAPAGQVVAKIRAVDADSGYNAWLRYELWEPRGKGPFRVGLYSGEVSTARALDEADGPRQRLLIVVRDHGEPARSATATLSVSLLEAAEAALAAGSSSSSLAAVSRSAAGVELGAGAASAATNVWLVVAICAVSSLFLLAVVLYGASRWAPRAAVLSAPGPTTLVCASEVGSWSYSQRHSRSLCVADGAAKSDLMVFSPNFPPPPPAPAAKDTQPDPSSLLDTVSANTLLNLTSSLLLLPFCFCALSTCRQLERRCEACEAAEQRTVSLQAQERVRVGGSAPVRRRARL, via the exons ATGGGCGAGCGTTGCTGTGCGGCGGTGGTGcgggtgctggtgctgcaggcgGCCTGGGCGCTGTCGGGCGGGCAGGTGCGCTACTCGGTGCCGGAGGAAGCCAAGGCCGGCACGGTGGTGGGCCGTCTGGCGCAGGACCTGGGCCTGGAGGCGGGCGAGGCGGAGGCGCGGCGGCTGCGGCTGGTGGCGCCGGGCCGGCGGGCGAGCGTGGAGGTGAGCGGGGCGAGCGGCGCGCTGCTGGTGAGCTCGCGGCTGGACCGGGAGGAGCTGTGCGGCAAGAGCGCGCCGTGCGCGCTGcgcctggaggtgctgctggagcggCCGCTGCGCGTCTTCCATGTGCAGCTGGAGGTCACCGACATCAACGACAATGCCCCCGTCTTCCCCGCCGCCCGGAAAAACCTCAGCATCGCGGAATTATCTACAATGCCCGGGTCTCGTTTCCCGCTGGAGGGCGCGTCGGATGCGGATATCGGAGCGAACGCGCAGCTCACCTACACACTCAGCCCCAGCGAGCATTTCTCTCTGGATTTACAAAAAAACGATATGGACGGTGAGTCCTTATTCCTGGTTCTCAGGAAATCTCTGGACCGCGAGACGATTCCCGTGCACCGGCTGGTGCTGACGGCCATAGACGGTGGCCGGCCATCTCTGACGGGCACCATGGAGCTGGTGATCTTGGTACTGGATGCAAACGACAATGCGCCCCAGTTCAACCAGTCGGTGTATAAAGTGCAGCTGCCAGAGAATGCAGAACACGGCACGTTAGTCATCAAACTAAATGCCACGGATTTAGATGAAGGTTCAAACAGTAATATCTCCTATTCTCTCGAGACTCTGTTTCCTCAGGATGGAAAAGGCGTTTTCGGAATCGACAGAAAAAGCGGAGAGATTCGTCTCAGGACTAATTTAGATTTTGAGGAAGTTAGTCAGTACCGCCTGCAAGTGGATGCTACAGATCAAGGAAATCCTCCACTGTCGGGTCACTGCAAGGTGGTGCTGGAGGTTCTGGACGTGAACGACAACGCGCCGGAGGTGTGGGTGACGTCGCTGTCGGTGCCGGTGCCCGAGGACGCGTCGTTGGGGACGGTGGTGGCCCTGCTGAGCGTGTCGGACCGGGACTCGGGCGAGAACGGTCGCGTGCGGTGCTGGGTGTGGCCGGCGTCGCCGTTCGGTCTGGAGGCGACGTTCGCGGGCTCGTACTCGCTGGTGCTGCGCGAGGCGCTGGACCGGGAGCGGGTGTCGGAGTACGAGGTGGAGGTGCGTGCGGAGGACGGCGGGGCGCCGGCGCTACGCGCCAGCCGCGGGCTGCGGGTGCCGGTGTCGGACGTGAACGACAACGCGCCCTCGTTCGCGCAGGCCGTGTACACGGTGCTGGCGCGGGAGAACAacgcggcgggcgcggagctGGCGCGGCTGTGGGCACGGGACCCGGACGAGGCGGCCAACGGGCGCGTCAGCTACTCGGTGTGGGACGGCGGCGTGGGCgtgggcggcggcggcggggccgcggggtcGTCGTCGTCCTTTGGCGGCGGGTGGCGTCCGGCGTCGAGCTACGTGTCGGTGGACGCGGAGAGCGGGCGTCTGTGGGCGCTGCAGCCCTTGGACTacgaggagctgcaggtgctgcagttcGAGGTGCGCGCGGTGGACGCGGGGGAGCCGCCGCTGAGCGGCAACGCCACGGTGCAGCTGTTCGTGCTGGACGAGAACGACAACGcgccggcgctgctgccgcccgCGGGCTCGGCAGCGGAGGCGGGCGgcgtggcggcggcggcggaggcggcggtgGCGCTGGCGGGGGCGGGGTCGGAGTCGGGCACGCTGTGGGCGTGGGCGGCGTGGGGGGCGCCGGCGGGGCAGGTGGTGGCCAAGATCCGCGCCGTGGACGCCGACTCGGGCTACAACGCGTGGCTGCGCTACGAGCTGTGGGAGCCGCGGGGCAAGGGCCCGTTCCGCGTGGGGCTCTACAGCGGCGAGGTGAGCACGGCGCGGGCGCTGGACGAGGCGGACGGGCCTCGCCAGAGGCTGCTGATCGTCGTGCGCGACCACGGCGAGCCGGCGCGCTCGGCCACGGCCACGCTCAGCGTGTCGCTGCTCGAGGCCGCCGAGGCGGCGCTGGCCGCGGGATCCTCGTCGTCGTCGTTGGCGGCGGTGTCGCGCTCGGCGGCGGGCGTGGAGctcggggccggggcggcgAGCGCGGCCACCAACGTGTGGCTGGTGGTGGCCATCTGCGCCGTGTCCAGCCTCTTCCTGCTGGCCGTGGTGCTGTACGGGGCGTCGCGCTGGGCGCCGCGGGCGGCCGTGCTCTCGGCGCCCGGGCCCACGACGCTCGTGTGCGCCAGCGAAGTGGGCAGCTGGTCCTACTCGCAGCGCCACAGCCGCAGCCTGTGCGTGGCGGACGGCGCTGCCAAGAGCGACCTCATGGTTTTCAGCCCCAACTTccctccgccgccgcccgctCCTGCAGCCAAGGACACGCAGCCGGATCCCTCCTCTCTCCTCGACACGGTCAGTGCCAATACTTTGCTCAACCTTACTTCTTCTCTCTTgcttcttcctttttgtttctgtgccCTGAGCA CATGTCGGCAGCTCGAGCGAAGATGCGAAGCGTGCGAGGCGGCGGAGCAGCGCACGGTGTCGCTGCAGGCTCAGGAACGGGTCCGTGTGGGCGGCTCCGCCCCGGTGCGGCGGAGAGCCCGGCTGTGA
- the LOC131564958 gene encoding protocadherin alpha-2-like codes for MGERCCAAVVRVLVLQAAWALSGGQVRYSVPEEAKAGTVVGRLAQDLGLEAGEAEARRLRLVAPGRRASVEVSGASGALLVSSRLDREELCGKSAPCALRLEVLLERPLRVFHVQLEVTDINDNAPVFPAARKNLSIAESSVLGSRFPLEGASDADIGVNAQLTYTLSPSEHFSLDLHRSEEYRESLFLVLTKSLDRETIPVHQLVLTATDGGRPSLTGTMELVISVEDANDNAPQFNQSVYKVHLPESAAVGTLVARVNTTDPDLGSNGEVKFSVSNIFPEKGMNNFLLNAMTGEINLVGTVDYEEVRLYEIQIEARDKGTPSLSGHCKLVLEVLDVNDNAPEVLVTSLSVPVPEDASLGTVVALLSVSDRDSGENGRVRCWVWPASPFGLEATFAGSYSLVLREALDRERVSEYEVEVRAEDGGAPALRASRGLRVPVSDVNDNAPSFAQAVYTVLARENNAAGAELARLWARDPDEAANGRVSYSVWDGGLGVGGGGAGSSSSSGGSGWRPASSYVSVDAESGRLWALQPLDYEELQVLQFEVRAVDAGEPPLSGNATVQLFVLDENDNAPALLPPAGSAAEAGGVAAAAAWAVAGAGSESGTLWAWAAWGAPAGQVVAKIRAVDADSGYNAWLRYELWEPRGKGPFRVGLYSGEVSTARALDEADGPRQRLLIVVRDHGEPARSATATLSVSLLEAAEAALAAGSSAAAASSAVSRSAAGVELGAGAASAVTNVWLVVAICAVSSLFLLAVVLYGASRWAPRAAVLSAPGPTTLVCASEVGSWSYSQRHSRSLCVADGAAKSDLMVFSPNFPPPPPAPAAKDAQSEPSALVDTVSATAFLSSPTVPNASVHLGLQALPESGLRSHGLRQMSS; via the coding sequence ATGGGCGAGCGTTGCTGTGCGGCGGTGGTGcgggtgctggtgctgcaggcgGCCTGGGCGCTGTCGGGCGGGCAGGTGCGCTACTCGGTGCCGGAGGAAGCCAAGGCCGGCACGGTGGTGGGCCGTCTGGCGCAGGACCTGGGCCTGGAGGCGGGCGAGGCGGAGGCGCGGCGGCTGCGGCTGGTGGCGCCGGGCCGGCGGGCGAGCGTGGAGGTGAGCGGGGCGAGCGGCGCGCTGCTGGTGAGCTCGCGGCTGGACCGGGAGGAGCTGTGCGGCAAGAGCGCGCCGTGCGCGCTGcgcctggaggtgctgctggagcggCCGCTGCGCGTCTTCCATGTGCAGCTGGAGGTCACCGACATCAACGACAATGCCCCCGTCTTCCCCGCCGCCCGGAAAAACCTCAGCATCGCGGAATCGTCTGTGCTGGGGTCTCGTTTCCCGCTGGAGGGCGCGTCGGATGCGGATATCGGAGTAAATGCGCAGCTCACCTACACACTCAGTCCCAGCGAGCATTTCTCTCTGGATTTGCACCGGAGTGAGGAATATCGAGAATCCCTGTTTCTGGTACTCACGAAATCTCTGGACCGCGAGACGATTCCCGTGCACCAGTTGGTGCTGACAGCGACTGACGGGGGCCGGCCATCTCTGACGGGGACAATGGAGCTGGTAATCTCTGTGGAGGATGCAAACGACAATGCGCCCCAGTTCAACCAGTCTGTGTATAAAGTGCATCTTCCAGAGAGTGCTGCGGTGGGCACGCTGGTGGCAAGAGTGAATACCACCGATCCTGATTTGGGAAGTAACGGAGAAGTGAAATTTAGTGTGAGcaatatttttcctgaaaagggGATGAacaatttccttttaaatgcGATGACGGGTGAAATTAATCTGGTGGGCACCGTGGACTATGAAGAGGTTCGTTTATATGAGATACAAATCGAAGCGAGGGATAAGGGGACACCTTCTCTGTCGGGTCACTGCAAGttggtgctggaggtgctggacGTGAACGACAACGCGCCGGAGGTGTTGGTGACGTCGCTGTCGGTGCCGGTGCCCGAGGACGCGTCGTTGGGGACGGTGGTGGCCCTGCTGAGCGTGTCGGACCGGGACTCGGGCGAGAACGGTCGCGTGCGGTGCTGGGTGTGGCCGGCGTCGCCGTTCGGTCTGGAGGCGACGTTCGCGGGCTCGTACTCGCTGGTGCTGCGCGAGGCGCTGGACCGGGAGCGGGTGTCGGAGTACGAGGTGGAGGTGCGTGCGGAGGACGGCGGGGCGCCGGCGCTGCGCGCCAGCCGCGGGCTGCGGGTGCCGGTGTCGGACGTGAACGACAACGCGCCCTCGTTCGCGCAGGCCGTGTACACGGTGCTGGCGCGGGAGAACAacgcggcgggcgcggagctGGCGCGGCTGTGGGCGCGGGACCCGGACGAGGCGGCCAACGGGCGCGTCAGCTACTCGGTGTGGGACGGCGGCCTGGGCgtgggcggcggcggcgcgggatCGTCGTCGTCGTCGGGTGGCAGCGGGTGGCGTCCGGCGTCGAGCTACGTGTCGGTGGACGCGGAGAGCGGGCGTCTGTGGGCGCTGCAGCCCTTGGACTacgaggagctgcaggtgctgcagttcGAGGTGCGCGCGGTGGACGCGGGGGAGCCGCCGCTGAGCGGCAACGCCACGGTGCAGCTGTTCGTGCTGGACGAGAACGACAACGcgccggcgctgctgccgcccgCGGGCTCGGCAGCGGAGGCGGGCGGCgtggcggcagcggcggcgtGGGCGGTGGCGGGGGCGGGCTCGGAGTCGGGCACGCTGTGGGCGTGGGCGGCGTGGGGGGCGCCGGCGGGGCAGGTGGTGGCCAAGATCCGCGCCGTGGACGCCGACTCGGGCTACAACGCGTGGCTGCGCTACGAGCTGTGGGAGCCGCGGGGCAAGGGCCCGTTCCGCGTGGGGCTCTACAGCGGCGAGGTGAGCACGGCGCGGGCGCTGGACGAGGCGGACGGGCCTCGCCAGAGGCTGCTGATCGTCGTGCGCGACCACGGCGAGCCGGCGCGCTCGGCCACGGCCACGCTCAGCGTGTCGCTGCTCGAGGCCGCCGAGGCGGCGCTGGCCGCGGGATcctcggcggcggcggcgtcCTCAGCGGTGTCGCGCTCGGCGGCGGGCGTGGAGCTCGGGGCCGGCGCGGCGAGCGCGGTCACCAACGTGTGGCTGGTGGTGGCCATCTGCGCCGTGTCCAGCCTCTTCCTGCTGGCCGTGGTGCTGTACGGGGCGTCGCGCTGGGCGCCGCGGGCGGCCGTGCTCTCGGCGCCCGGGCCCACGACGCTCGTGTGCGCCAGCGAAGTGGGCAGCTGGTCCTACTCGCAGCGCCACAGCCGCAGCCTGTGCGTGGCGGACGGCGCTGCCAAGAGCGACCTCATGGTTTTCAGCCCCAACTTccctccgccgccgcccgctCCTGCAGCCAAGGACGCGCAGTCGGAGCCCTCTGCTCTCGTCGACACGGTCAGTGCCACTGCCTTTCTCTCGTCTCCCACCGTACCAAACGCTTCTGTCCATCTAGGTTTGCAGGCTTTGCCGGAATCCGGGCTCCGTTCCCACGGCCTGAGACAGATGAGTTCTTGA
- the LOC131564956 gene encoding protocadherin alpha-6-like gives MGERCCAAVVRVLVLQAAWALSGGQVRYSVPEEAKAGTVVGRLAQDLGLEAGEAEARRLRLVAPGRRASVEVSGASGALLVSSRLDREELCGKSAPCALRLEVLLERPLRVFHVQLEVTDINDNAPVFPAARKNLSITEFTTLPGSRFPLEGASDADIGANAQLTYTLSPSEHFSLDLQKTEEDGESLFLVLRKSLDRETIPVHRLVLTATDGGRPSLTGTLELVISVLDVNDNMPHFNQSVYKVQLPENAERGTLAIRLNATDLDEGANSNISYSLQILYPQDRKDIFRIDQNSGEIRLTGDLDYEDVNLYRLQVDATDKGTAPLSGHCKVVLEVVDVNDNAPEVWVTSLSVPVPEDASLGTVVALLSVSDRDSGENGRVRCWVWPASPFGLEATFAGSYSLVLREALDRERVSEYEVEVRAEDGGAPALRASRGLRVPVSDVNDNAPSFAQAVYTVLARENNAAGAELARLWARDPDEAANGRVSYSVWDGGLGVGGGGGAAGSSSSFGGGWRPASSYVSVDAESGRLWALQPLDYEELQVLQFEVRAVDAGEPPLSGNATVQLFVLDENDNAPALLPPAGSAAEAGGVAAAAEAAVALAGAGSESGTLWAWAAWGTPAGQVVAKIRAVDADSGYNAWLRYELWEPRGKGPFRVGLYSGEVSTARALDEADGPRQRLLIVVRDHGEPARSATATLSVSLLEAAEAALAAGSSSSSLAAVSRSAAGVELGAGAASAATNVWLVVAICAVSSLFLLAVVLYGASRWAPRAAVLSAPGPTTLVCASEVGSWSYSQRHSRSLCVADGAAKSDLMVFSPNFPPPPPAPAAKDTQPEPSALLDTVTEVSWRGNEIFFTLVEVIFQGVIFADSAFAVWQLGGRCRACEAAEQRTVSLQAQERVRVGGSAPVRRRARL, from the exons ATGGGCGAGCGTTGTTGTGCGGCGGTGGTGcgggtgctggtgctgcaggcgGCCTGGGCGCTGTCGGGCGGGCAGGTGCGCTACTCGGTGCCGGAGGAAGCCAAGGCCGGCACGGTGGTGGGCCGTCTGGCGCAGGACCTGGGCCTGGAGGCGGGCGAGGCGGAGGCGCGGCGGCTGCGGCTGGTGGCGCCGGGCCGGCGGGCGAGCGTGGAGGTGAGCGGGGCGAGCGGCGCGCTGCTGGTGAGCTCGCGGCTGGACCGGGAGGAGCTGTGCGGCAAGAGCGCGCCGTGCGCGCTGcgcctggaggtgctgctggagcggCCGCTGCGCGTCTTCCATGTGCAGCTGGAGGTCACCGACATCAACGACAATGCCCCCGTCTTCCCCGCCGCCCGGAAAAACCTCAGCATCACTGAATTCACCACTCTGCCGGGGTCTCGTTTCCCGCTGGAGGGCGCATCCGATGCGGATATCGGAGCGAACGCACAGCTGACCTATACACTCAGCCCCAGCGAGCATTTCTCTCTGGATTTACAAAAAACGGAGGAGGACGGTGAGTCCTTATTCCTGGTGCTCAGGAAATCTCTGGACCGCGAGACGATTCCCGTGCACCGGTTGGTCCTGACGGCAACAGATGGGGGCCGGCCATCTCTAACGGGGACATTGGAACTGGTGATCTCAGTGCTGGATGTGAACGACAACATGCCGCATTTCAATCAGTCTGTGTATAAAGTGCAGCTCCCAGAGAATGCAGAACGCGGCACTTTGGCGATCAGACTAAATGCCACGGATCTGGATGAGGGGGCGAACAGTAATATCTCCTATTCGCTCCAGATCCTGTACCCGCAGGATCGAAAAGATATTTTCCGAATTGACCAAAATAGCGGAGAGATCCGTCTTACGGGTGACTTAGACTACGAGGATGTTAATCTCTATCGCCTGCAAGTGGACGCAACAGATAAAGGGACAGCTCCGCTGTCGGGTCACTGCAAGGTGGTGCTGGAGGTGGTGGACGTGAACGACAACGCGCCGGAGGTGTGGGTGACGTCGCTGTCGGTGCCGGTGCCCGAGGACGCGTCGTTGGGGACGGTGGTGGCCCTGCTGAGCGTGTCGGACCGGGACTCGGGCGAGAACGGTCGCGTGCGGTGCTGGGTGTGGCCGGCGTCGCCGTTCGGTCTGGAGGCGACGTTCGCGGGCTCGTACTCGCTGGTGCTGCGCGAGGCGCTGGACCGGGAGCGGGTGTCGGAGTACGAGGTGGAGGTGCGTGCGGAGGACGGCGGGGCGCCGGCGCTGCGCGCCAGCCGCGGGCTGCGGGTGCCGGTGTCGGACGTGAACGACAACGCGCCCTCGTTCGCGCAGGCCGTGTACACGGTGCTGGCGCGGGAGAACAacgcggcgggcgcggagctGGCGCGGCTGTGGGCGCGGGACCCGGACGAGGCGGCCAACGGGCGCGTCAGCTACTCGGTGTGGGACGGCGGCCTGGGCgtgggcggcggcggcggggccgcggggtcGTCGTCGTCCTTTGGCGGCGGGTGGCGTCCGGCGTCGAGCTACGTGTCGGTGGACGCGGAGAGCGGGCGTCTGTGGGCGCTGCAGCCCTTGGACTacgaggagctgcaggtgctgcagttcGAGGTGCGCGCGGTGGACGCGGGGGAGCCGCCGCTGAGCGGCAACGCCACGGTGCAGCTGTTCGTGCTGGACGAGAACGACAACGcgccggcgctgctgccgcccgCGGGCTCGGCAGCGGAGGCGGGCGgcgtggcggcggcggcggaggcggcggtgGCGCTGGCGGGGGCGGGCTCGGAGTCGGGCACGCTGTGGGCGTGGGCGGCGTGGGGGACGCCGGCGGGGCAGGTGGTGGCCAAGATCCGCGCCGTGGACGCCGACTCGGGCTACAACGCGTGGCTGCGCTACGAGCTGTGGGAGCCGCGGGGCAAGGGCCCGTTCCGCGTGGGGCTCTACAGCGGCGAGGTGAGCACGGCGCGGGCGCTGGACGAGGCGGACGGGCCTCGCCAGAGGCTGCTGATCGTCGTGCGCGACCACGGCGAGCCGGCGCGCTCGGCCACGGCCACGCTCAGCGTGTCGCTGCTCGAGGCCGCCGAGGCGGCGCTGGCCGCGGGATCCTCGTCGTCGTCGTTGGCAGCGGTGTCGCGCTCGGCGGCGGGCGTGGAGCTCGGGGCCGGCGCGGCGAGCGCGGCCACCAACGTGTGGCTGGTGGTGGCCATCTGCGCCGTGTCCAGCCTCTTCCTGCTGGCCGTGGTGCTGTACGGGGCGTCGCGCTGGGCGCCGCGGGCGGCCGTGCTCTCGGCGCCCGGGCCCACGACGCTCGTGTGCGCCAGCGAAGTGGGCAGCTGGTCCTACTCGCAGCGCCACAGCCGCAGCCTGTGCGTGGCGGACGGCGCTGCCAAGAGCGACCTCATGGTTTTCAGCCCCAACTTccctccgccgccgcccgctCCTGCAGCCAAGGACACGCAGCCGGAGCCCTCCGCTCTCCTCGACACGGTCA CTGAGGTGTCCTGGCgtggaaatgaaatttttttcacCTTGGTTGAAGTCATTTTCCAAGGAGTCATTTTTGCAGATAGTGCTTTTGCTGTCTG GCAGCTTGGGGGAAGATGCAGAGCGTGTGAGGCGGCGGAGCAGCGCACGGTGTCGCTGCAGGCTCAGGAACGGGTCCGTGTGGGCGGCTCCGCCCCGGTGCGGCGGAGAGCCCGGCTGTGA